A portion of the Limanda limanda chromosome 3, fLimLim1.1, whole genome shotgun sequence genome contains these proteins:
- the LOC132998786 gene encoding up-regulator of cell proliferation-like, translating to MLEVGGSSPELSLRCSSSCQHTDRQSTGMGTRTDPGLDFDAQRNKGKALTMSTRDPESEEHAALLNFLVKLGLEELYPNKLSLRSLFEINKNSIEEKAVLSLEEIPWSFLRKLFEINAECRSSIQSSIRPEENIEEDNDLSDEDLYTADYSRDDEVNPLDLIVALFHCADSFLQQEMALKMSMCQFSLPLLLPRGHKSQCTLMLWALRDIVKEWCPHEMSESRGFVEDNIVQANIPFFSFVRLKNSSLSKSQILNHVLSSGQQNCNIFIHRDVEGGAVKREIANGLVEVCWYLPSGGEQLDIFSEPTAFANLRGDICESLTQFNFLFQVSTATFVFLDSVEESEHRILSSLQDVKSKLFLVVNQKGGNAREEMMSVKRLVDELGLPKNRVKVKDQRLKVAEFSKKLCEVIKASLSDVKDPMSIVDMVGIAVELGLSVDESKTDAQRKAAEEIIDDIGVRSIPDYKKLNLTLQGANWKRLSKLEKEECRLKKSGDSGLEDKKCQLQEEKRQIRKKQQNSDASKGMKTFIKCLSTSDKVKRDVFLKWMKLKFNTHSRVELSVLRHKFKEQCEKKEVKLIAELDQALLDSSLGTEHYMREMGLIYEFSTSSSTADEISNLPGLVAEMLLDGYPLELLDGDASNVPERWVTDVLMELHKKVGQRSRLFVLTVLGVQSSGKSALLNTMFGVQFPVSSGRCTRGAFMLFLKVGEDLKSELNCDFIVLIDTEGLKSPELAQLEDSYEHDNQLATFVIGLSDATIINIATENSTEMKDVLQIAVHAFLRMKEIGKKPVCHFVHQNVSSVSAHDKNMADRKHLLDQLNEMTQIAAEIENKPSIKEFTDVLDYDMDKNNWNIPGLWHGTPPMAPVNTGYSEAVAHFKKNLLQTVKKDPGNEVSQIPEFLEWMKSLWKAVKYENFIFSFRNTLVAHTYDNLCKEFNQWEWEFRKEILTWQTQAEVEILNADNESEVETWNRLVGGKKSEVSNKITDQQTKMTGKLYDYYKMKGKRAHLIEKYKEDFLNSVKGLADEIKRYVLAKLDCILELKLSLKKVQDIQREYRGVIEQKVMKLLSDCDASTLTKEELTQEFEKMWAEATGNVSGLRERDIAACVLRQLRKDFCNRNVNEALKKVTDLKEMGAGPFKTKHKHVGTFLQKFKDTCIRDLQSVADRIIDSCTRFVRDKVKTDGDYQDSFTKDLLEKIDESLKQGYTHHKTNIKFEIDLKLHICGIASREFVKMHKRFLSDNNPHTQLEKYKTQYLSDFLDLYQKQDDCQRKANNFVQSCIKPAVKQFICGSLGVNIVDDILTGSHSAEYSSRTIFQYNIQKELLLQEDFKSFLRYITNYESYVKYWIFEQILQKMSEDKTLCKLKNNNLQFIDKKISEAIDQAAIGEDGAPLPDNKESITTLISNMRKHLVKDISLSVEAEETTLFLIQSSCHSFIKCLKISMKELKGQLEEEFSNSDDITETLNKLPIKPQDELFKRVFGCGRQCPFCKAPCEAGGKEHKQHHAAIHRPQGLGNLRYDSSKKLVDSLCTTEVHSDRSFKKPDTKGEWHPYKDYNKYYPDWIIPPDRTIEASDYWKYVLVQYNDRFAEEYKAEPADVPEAWRGLTKEQALKGLRDAFNMK from the exons aTGCTAGAAgttggaggaagcagcccggagctcaGCCTCCGCTGCTCGTCTTCATGTCAGCACACGGACCGTCAGTCCACGGGGATgggaacccggacagacccgggtcttg ATTTTGACGCACAGAGGAATAAAGGGAAGGCTTTGACCATGTCTACAAGAGACCCAGAAAGTGAAGAGCATGCAG CCCTGTTGAACTTTCTCGTCAAACTTGGACTGGAGGAATTGTATCCCAACAAACTCAGTCTACGGTCTCTCTTTGAGATCAACAAAAATAGTATTGAGGAAAAAGCAGTTTTATCGCTGGAGGAAATACCATGGAGTTTCCTCAGGAAACTGTTCGAAATAAACGCAGAATGCAGGAGCTCAATACAATCATCAATCAGGCCAGAGGAAAACATTGAGGAAGACAATGATCTCTCTGATGAAGACCTTTACACCGCTGATTACTCTAGAGATGATGAGGTTAACCCCCTGGACCTCATAGTCGCTCTCTTCCATTGCGCTGACAGCTTCCTGCAGCAGGAAATGGCCCTCAAGATGTCAATGTGCCAGTTCTCTCTTCCACTGCTGTTGCCCCGCGGCCACAAGAGTCAGTGTACCCTGATGCTGTGGGCTCTGAGAGACATCGTCAAAGAGTGGTGTCCACATGAAATGTCTGAATCAAGAGGGTTTGTTGAAGACAACATTGTCCAAGCAAATATACCATTCTTCTCCTTTGTGAGGCTGAAGAACAGTAGTTTATCCAAGTCCCAGATTTTGAATCATGTCCTCAGCAGTGGGCAACAGAACTGCAACATCTTCATACACAGAGATGTGGAAGGGGGGGCAGTCAAAAGAGAAATTGCGAATGGTCTTGTTGAGGTTTGCTGGTACCTTCCCTCTGGCGGGGAACAACTTGACATTTTTTCTGAGCCTACTGCCTTTGCAAATTTGCGAGGGGACATTTGTGAATCACTCACACAATTCAACTTTCTCTTTCAAGTTTCAACAGCTACCTTTGTGTTTCTGGACAGCGTTGAAGAAAGTGAGCACAGGATTCTATCTTCTCTTCAAGATGTGAAATCCAAACTCTTCTTAGTCGTCAATCAAAAGGGAGGGAATGCCAGAGAGGAGATGATGTCTGTGAAGAGATTGGTGGATGAATTAGGTTTACCAAAGAACAGAGTAAAGGTCAAAGACCAGAGGCTAAAGGTGGCAGAGTTCTCAAAGAAACTGTGTGAGGTCATCAAGGCATCCCTGTCAGATGTGAAAGACCCCATGAGCATTGTAGATATGGTTGGAATAGCTGTTGAACTTGGTCTGTCTGTGGACGAAAGCAAAACTGAcgcacagagaaaagcagctgaggagatcATAGACGACATTGGAGTGCGAAGTATACCAGactataaaaaactaaatcttaCTTTGCAAGGAGCGAACTGGAAGAGGTTGTCAAAGTTGGAAAAGGAAGAGTGTAGACTGAAGAAATCTGGTGATTCTGGCCTTGAAGACAAAAAATGTCAactacaggaagagaaaagacaaatcagAAAGAAGCAACAAAATTCTGATGCCTCCAAAGGAATGAAGACTTTCATCAAGTGCTTATCTACAAGTGACAAAGTGAAAAGAGATGTTTTCCTGAAGTGGATGAAACTGAAGTTTAATACACATTCAAGAGTCGAACTCTCTGTGTTACGTCACAAATTCAAAGAGCAATGCGAGAAGAAAGAAGTTAAACTCATAGCAGAGTTAGACCAAGCTTTATTGGATAGCTCTTTAGGAACAGAGCATTACATGAGAGAGATGGGACTGATCTACGAGTTCTCAACCAGCAGCTCAACAGCTGATGAAATATCCAACCTCCCTGGTTTGGTAGCTGAAATGCTGTTGGATGGATATCCTTTAGAGCTTTTGGACGGAGATGCCTCCAACGTCCCAGAGAGATGGGTGACAGACGTACTGATGGAGCTTCACAAGAAGGTTGGACAGAGGAGCAGACTGTTTGTACTGACTGTGTTGGGTGTTCAGAGCAGCGGTAAGTCAGCGCTCCTCAACACCATGTTTGGTGTGCAGTTTCCCGTCAGCAGCGGCAGATGCACAAGAGGAGCTTTCATGCTCTTCCTCAAAGTTGGAGAGGATTTGAAAAGCGAGTTAAACTGTGATTTTATTGTCCTCATTGACACAGAGGGTCTTAAGTCTCCTGAACTGGCACAACTAGAGGACAGTTACGAGCACGACAACCAGTTAGCAACCTTTGTCATTGGCTTGAGTGATGCCACCATCATCAACATCGCAACGGAAAACTCAACAGAAATGAAAGATGTCCTGCAAATTGCAGTGCACGCATTCTTGAGGATGAAAGAAATTGGAAAAAAGccagtttgtcattttgttcaCCAGAATGTTTCATCAGTTTCAGCTCATGACAAGAACATGGCAGATAGAAAACATCTCCTGGACCAACTCAATGAAATGACTCAAATCGCAGCTGAAATTGAAAATAAACCTTCTATCAAAGAGTTCACTGATGTGCTGGACTATGACATGGACAAGAACAACTGGAACATCCCAGGACTCTGGCATGGAACTCCACCAATGGCACCAGTGAACACAGGTTACAGTGAAGCTGTAGCACATTTCAAGAAAAACCTTTTGCAAACAGTGAAGAAGGACCCGGGCAATGAAGTGTCGCAGATCCCAGAGTTTCTGGAATGGATGAAGAGTCTCTGGAAGGCAGTGAAATATGAGAACTTCATCTTCAGTTTCAGAAACACTCTTGTGGCTCATACCTATGACAACTTGTGCAAAGAGTTCAATCAGTGGGAATGGGAGTTCAGAAAAGAGATTCTGACCTGGCAAACACAAGCAGAGGTAGAAATCTTGAATGCTGACAATGAATCTGAGGTAGAAACTTGGAACAGATTAGttggaggaaaaaaatctgAGGTGTCGAACAAAATAACtgaccaacaaacaaaaatgaCTGGAAAACTCTACGACTACTACAAGATGAAAGGCAAACGAGCTCATCTGATAGAGAAATACAAAGAGGACTTTTTAAACAGTGTCAAAGGCCTTGCAGATGAAATCAAACGTTATGTGTTGGCAAAACTGGATTGCATCCTAGAACTAAAACTAAGTTTAAAAAAGGTTCAGGACATTCAGAGAGAATACAGAGGTGTGATTGAACAGAAGGTCATGAAGCTTCTGAGTGACTGCGACGCGTCAACTCTGACTAAGGAAGAGCTGACACAAGAGTTTGAAAAGATGTGGGCTGAAGCCACTGGAAACGTGTCCGGCCTGAGAGAGCGAGACATTGCAGCATGCGTCCTGAGGCAGCTGAGAAAAGACTTCTGTAATAGAAACGTCAATGAGGCTTTGAAGAAAGTAACAGACCTAAAGGAAATGGGGGCAGGTCcatttaaaactaaacataAGCATGTAGGAACTTTTCTGCAGAAGTTCAAAGATACGTGCATAAGAGATTTGCAGAGCGTTGCAGACCGAATCATTGACTCTTGTACAAGGTTTGTACGTGATAAGGTAAAGACCGATGGAGATTACCAGGACTCTTTCACAAAGGATCTTCTAGAAAAAATCGATGAATCCCTTAAACAAGGTTACACccatcacaaaacaaatataaagtttGAGATTGACCTGAAACTTCACATTTGTGGCATTGCTTCAAGGGAATTTGTCAAAATGCACAAAAGATTCTTGTCAGATAATAATCCTCACACTCAGCTGGAAAAGTACAAGACTCAGTATCTGTCAGATTTTCTTGATTTATACCAAAAGCAAGATGACTGCCAACGCAAAGCAAACAATTTTGTCCAGTCTTGTATCAAACCTGCTGTGAAACAGTTCATCTGTGGATCTCTGGGAGTAAACATTGTGGATGACATTCTGACAGGTTCCCATTCAGCAGAGTATAGTTCTCGCACAATCTTCCAGTACAACATTCAGAAAGAGTTGCTGCTACAGGAAGACTTCAAGAGTTTTCTCAGGTACATTACTAACTATGAATCATATGTTAAGTATTGGATATTTGAGCAAATCCTGCAAAAGATGTCAGAGGACAAGACTTTGTGCAAACTGAAGAACAACAATCTACAATTCATCGACAAAAAAATATCAGAAGCGATAGATCAGGCAGCAATAGGAGAAGATGGTGCTCCGCTGCCAGATAACAAGGAAAGCATCACAACGCTAATCAGCAACATGCGCAAACATTTGGTCAAAGACATCTCACTGTCAGTGGAGGCTGAAGAAACCACCTTGTTTCTGATCCAAAGCTcatgtcattcattcattaagtGTCTCAAGATCTCAATGAAGGAGCTGAAGGGCCAACTGGAAGAGGAGTTCTCAAactctgatgacatcactgagacTCTGAACAAGCTTCCAATCAAACCACAGGATGAGCTTTTCAAGCGAGTGTTTGGTTGTGGACGACAGTGTCCATTTTGTAAGGCTCCCTGTGAGGCCGGTGGCAAAGAACACAAGCAGCATCATGCAGCCATTCATCGGCCACAAGGTCTTGGAAATTTAAGGTATGACTCAAGTAAGAAGCTGGTTGATTCACTGTGTACAACTGAAGTGCACAGTGATCGTTCATTCAAAAAACCAGACACCAAAGGGGAGTGGCATCCTTACAAGGACTACAACAAGTACTATCCAGACTGGATCATTCCTCCAGACCGCACCATAGAGGCCTCTGACTACTGGAAGTACGTCCTGGTGCAATACAATGACAGATTTGCTGAAGAATACAAAGCCGAACCAGCTGATGTCCCAGAGGCCTGGAGGGGACTCACAAAGGAACAAGCTCTGAAGGGTTTGAGAGACGCCTTCAACATGAAGTGA